One Leopardus geoffroyi isolate Oge1 chromosome C1, O.geoffroyi_Oge1_pat1.0, whole genome shotgun sequence DNA segment encodes these proteins:
- the SPOCD1 gene encoding SPOC domain-containing protein 1 isoform X3, whose protein sequence is MFQEGAAEGSSTEDPAVSLNSRGLFQEDVEEASSMSGPRPHLPGVNSGAHVWAGSRKRVLRGRTHRGAGSQAGGAPGASLEAEAHLMVLELRAMRQSQGLVPVPGLHFQLPIVPAQGGTRASKRLQVSLHDILAESRPGNPHGTSVGLPERALVGRERLAGLEETSCPQPGEARGGGSSPGRDERSPTLSKEEPPKRSLPSSPGPAPVGARKENRKCEAHSEGGEGGFLWSPGGDNPQCVGGLPPGADWESLGDLCSPLSPKDTGSGPGDPGGSCVGCVSGTEKFEHLPTAGNGAQPVSPYDPVGVPLLDGGLSLGPAARDPPQSSVLCLEVPGKAFTEWQEAEHVVGAGCDDGPAVSHNQEELDVKAQPGSRGRLGRGLPAPADAPASSLEPAASKARSGPSVGQRRSKRARRSRRGPMPHAQHQGTDNSSWDQPEESSPGSFPKLEEMKMPHGVKHVCYLGSGAVVHLLGAISCGQAGEPQHPKLEVLENMMEASSVSPVQRSRRKERPVAQGPTGCQEGAPVQEACAEWPGGGPGEPEEEEPVEPDWREDSAQLQPQQEKLSLDIGVRGAVVHAMREVLWSRLRELPDLVLSEEAVGGIAADIEAALFDLTQATNCRYKTKYRSLLFNLRDPRNPDLFLKVLQGDVTPHGLVRMSSTQLAPQELARWRDQEEKRGLEIIEQQQKKPCSLPAFKLTHKGEVEILRDGDQTLTLEDLMGPMVSVDSSPLALPATSKDTTEQYEDTTEQHEHHFLDPSCRICMDWKPSCELPASFKATGRIGDSVFQRTPSPTLVSSPEMPQTREKPPTQLQDRLQMPAGPTKALPSQPPWEGALDMFSIKRFRAKAQLVSGNSCRLLMALPEVIRSAGCIPSHTVWDLLANICPAEAKDICVVRLCPHGARDTQNCRLLYSYLNNRQRHGLAAVEHVGMVLLPLPAFQPLPARLRSLGGPGLEAAHSSLVLAVLLPKAGLPDTAESRPLWRKVQKMVSFNRKVEMRCYQSEHRSPDVAPKGSHPPRDTLQQNQGNSSLAPRGICAWERPPRGRGRLWEEPETWQSPGRGQWPPKPGRCQSRHPYSAVPSGRGRRLHRASCPHQALLQHLESLVSMSCQLQASLRSPGQEILPPTPALSPAAPGILGLLGQPPAAPEPRSPAPDSLGPTDGAGSECSFPRET, encoded by the exons ATGTTTCAGGAGGGGGCTGCAGAGGGCTCCAGCACAGAGGACCCTGCCGTCAGTCTCAACAGCCGTGGGCTTTTCCAGGAGGATGTGGAAGAAGCCAGCTCCATGTCAGGCCCCAGGCCACACCTGCCAGGGGTGAACTCTGGGGCCCAtgtctgggctggcagcaggaaAAGGGTCCTGAGGGGAAGGACCCATCGAGGTGCCGGCTCCCAGGCTGGGGGTGCTCCTGGGGCCAGCCTGGAGGCGGAGGCCCACTTGATGGTCCTGGAGCTGCGAGCCATGAGACAAAGCCAGGGTTTGGTGCCTGTCCCTGGGCTCCACTTCCAGCTGCCCATAGTGCCTGCTCAGGGGGGGACTCGGGCCTCCAAGAGGCTCCAGGTTTCTCTGCACGACATCTTAGCCGAAAGTCGGCCCGGGAATCCTCATGGCACGTCTGTGGGTCTCCCAGAGAGAGCTTTGGTTGGCAGGGAGAGGCTGGCGGGGCTGGAGGAGACAAGCTGCCCCCAGCCAGGAGAGGCCAGAGGAGGTGGGAGTTCTCCAGGGCGTGATGAGAGAAGCCCCACCCTCAGCAAAGAGGAGCCCCCCAAAAGGAGCCTGCCATCCTCACCAGGCCCAGCCCCTGTGGgggcaagaaaggaaaacaggaagtgTGAGGCCCActcagagggtggggaggggggcttctTGTGGTCCCCTGGTGGGGACAACCCCCAGTGTGTGGGAGGCCTCCCACCAGGTGCTGACTGGGAGTCCCTGGGAGACCTTTGCAGTCCTCTCTCTCCCAAGGACACTGGGTCTGGGCCTGGAGATCCAGGTGGCAGTTGTGTGGGATGTGTCTCAGGGACTGAGAAGTTTGAACATTTGCCCACTGCGGGGAATGGGGCCCAGCCAGTGAGCCCCTACGACCCTGTCGGGGTCCCACTGCTGGACGGAGGATTGTCCCTCGGGCCAGCTGCCCGGGATCCTCCACAGAGCTCTGTGCTATGCCTGGAAGTGCCTGGAAAGGCTTTCACAGAGTGGCAAGAAGCTGAGCACGTAGTCGGGGCTGGCTGTGATGACGGGCCTGCTGTCTCGCACAACCAGGAGGAGCTAGATGTCAAGGCTCAGCCAGGGTCCAGAGGGAGGCTGGGGCGAGGACTCCCTGCTCCCGCCGACGCCCCCGCCAGctccctggagcctgcagccaGCAAAGCTCGCTCAGGCCCATCCGTGGGGCAGAGAAGATCCAAGCGTGCTAGGAGGTCGAGGAGGGGCCCAATGCCCCATGCCCAGCACCAGGGCACAGACAACTCCAGCTGGGACCAGCCAGAGGAATCCAGCCCAGGAAGCTTCCCCAAACTG gaggaaatgaaaatgcCCCATGGGGTGAAGCATGTGTGTTAC CTTGGATCCGGGGCAGTGGTCCATCTCCTGGGGGCCATCAGCTGTGGCCAGGCAGGGGAGCCACAGCATCCAAAGCTGGAGGTTCTGGAGAACATGATGGAGGCCAGCTCTGTATCACCTGTCCAGAggtccagaaggaaggaaaggcccGTGGCCCAAGGCCCCACTGGATGCCAG GAAGGGGCTCCTGTTCAGGAGGCCTGTGCTGAATGGCCTGGG ggTGGCCCAGGGGAGCCCGAAGAGGAGGAGCCTGTTGAACCAGACTGGAGGGAGGACTCAG CTCAGCTTCAGCCCCAACAGGAGAAGCTATCCCTGGATATCGGGGTACGGGGCGCTGTGGTCCACGCCATGCGGGAGGTGCTGTGGAGTCG CCTCCGGGAGCTCCCAGACCTGGTGCTGAGTGAGGAGGCGGTGGGGGGCATCGCTGCTGACATTGAGGCAGCCCTCTTCGACCTGACACAAGCCACCAACTGCCGCTACAAGACCAAGTACCGCAGCCTGCTGTTCAACCTGCGTGACCCCCGCAATCCG GACCTGTTTCTCAAAGTGCTTCAGGGCGATGTCACCCCCCACGGCCTGGTGCGGATGAGCTCAACCCAGTTGGCCCCCCAAGAGCTGGCCCGCTGGCGGGACCAGGAGGAGAAAAGG GGCCTGGAGATCATTGAGCAGCAACAGAAGAAGCCGTGCAGCCTCCCGGCGTTCAAACTGACCCACAAGGGTGAAGTCGAGATCCTGCGGGACGGGGACCAGACGCTGACCCTGGAGGATCTGATG GGACCCATGGTGTCCGTAGACAGTAGCCCACTGGCCCTGCCTGCCACGTCAAAGGACACCACGGAGCAGTACGAGGACACCACGGAGCAGCATGAGCACCATTTCCTGGACCCCAGCTGCCGCATCTGCATGG ACTGGAAGCCCTCGTGTGAACTGCCAGCCTCCTTCAAAGCCACTGGGAGGATAGGGGACAGTGTCTTCCAGAGAACCCCAAGCCCAACCCTGGTGTCCTCTCCAGAGATGCCCCAAACCAGGGAGAAGCCTCCCACACAGCTCCAGGAcag gCTCCAGATGCCTGCCGGGCCCACAAAGGCCCTGCCCAGCCAGCCACCCTGGGAGGGAGCGCTGGACATGTTCTCCATCAAGCGGTTCAGGGCCAAGGCCCAGCTGGTCTCTGGAAACAGCTGTCGGCTCCTCATG gccctgcccgaAGTGATCCGTTCAGCAGGCTGCATTCCCTCCCATACTGTCTGGGATCTTTTGGCCAACATCTGCCCAGCCGAGGCCAAG GACATCTGCGTGGTCAGGCTGTGCCCACACGGGGCTCGGGACACCCAGAACTGCCGCCTGCTCTACTCCTACCTCAACAATAGGCAGCGCCATGGCCTGGCAGCCGTGGAACACGTGGGGATGGTCCTGCTGCCCTTGCCTGCCTTCCAGCCCCTGCCCGCCAGACTGCGCTCTCTGGGAGGCCCCG GCCTGGAAGCTGCTCACTCAAGCCTGGTGCTGGCTGTGCTGCTCCCCAAGGCAGGGCTTCCAGACACAGCAGAGTCCAGACCTCTGTGGCGGAAGGTTCAAAAGATGGTCTCCTTCAACAGGAAAGTGGAGATGAGATGCTACCAGTCCGAGCACAGGAGTCCCGATGTGGCCCCAAAGGGGTCCCATCCCCCAAGGGATACTCTGCAGCAGAACCAGGGCAATAGCAGCCTGGCTCCAAGGGGAATTTGTGCTTGGGAGAGGCCacccagaggcagggggagacTGTGGGAAGAGCCTGAGACCTGGCAGAGTCCTGGGCGAGGGCAGTGGCCCCCCAAGCCAGGCCGGTGCcaatccaggcacccctattcagcAGTACCATCTGGCCGTGGCCGGCGCCTCCACAGAGCCTCCTGTCCCCACCAGGCCCTGCTCCAACATCTTGAATCCCTGGTGTCCATGAGCTGTCAGCTCCAAGCCTCACTGAGGTCCCCAGGCCAGGAGATCCTTCCCCCAACTCCTGCCCTGTCCCCTGCAGCCCCTGGAATTCTCGGCCTACTCGGTCAGCCCCCTGCAGCTCCAGAGCCCCGAAGCCCAGCTCCTGACTCTTTGGGTCCTACAGATGGAGCTGGCTCCGAGTGTTCCTTCCCCAGAGAGACCTGA
- the SPOCD1 gene encoding SPOC domain-containing protein 1 isoform X2 — protein MAGLPSLTWGSRPCWGAYIAGCCLPVAARPQSRQGPRGLHLEGRLSPRFPLAWCPEWAGGQTLHDGVSSVSSQGLRSALGPCRWTDMFQEGAAEGSSTEDPAVSLNSRGLFQEDVEEASSMSGPRPHLPGVNSGAHVWAGSRKRVLRGRTHRGAGSQAGGAPGASLEAEAHLMVLELRAMRQSQGLVPVPGLHFQLPIVPAQGGTRASKRLQVSLHDILAESRPGNPHGTSVGLPERALVGRERLAGLEETSCPQPGEARGGGSSPGRDERSPTLSKEEPPKRSLPSSPGPAPVGARKENRKCEAHSEGGEGGFLWSPGGDNPQCVGGLPPGADWESLGDLCSPLSPKDTGSGPGDPGGSCVGCVSGTEKFEHLPTAGNGAQPVSPYDPVGVPLLDGGLSLGPAARDPPQSSVLCLEVPGKAFTEWQEAEHVVGAGCDDGPAVSHNQEELDVKAQPGSRGRLGRGLPAPADAPASSLEPAASKARSGPSVGQRRSKRARRSRRGPMPHAQHQGTDNSSWDQPEESSPGSFPKLLGSGAVVHLLGAISCGQAGEPQHPKLEVLENMMEASSVSPVQRSRRKERPVAQGPTGCQEGAPVQEACAEWPGGGPGEPEEEEPVEPDWREDSAQLQPQQEKLSLDIGVRGAVVHAMREVLWSRLRELPDLVLSEEAVGGIAADIEAALFDLTQATNCRYKTKYRSLLFNLRDPRNPDLFLKVLQGDVTPHGLVRMSSTQLAPQELARWRDQEEKRGLEIIEQQQKKPCSLPAFKLTHKGEVEILRDGDQTLTLEDLMGPMVSVDSSPLALPATSKDTTEQYEDTTEQHEHHFLDPSCRICMDWKPSCELPASFKATGRIGDSVFQRTPSPTLVSSPEMPQTREKPPTQLQDRLQMPAGPTKALPSQPPWEGALDMFSIKRFRAKAQLVSGNSCRLLMALPEVIRSAGCIPSHTVWDLLANICPAEAKDICVVRLCPHGARDTQNCRLLYSYLNNRQRHGLAAVEHVGMVLLPLPAFQPLPARLRSLGGPGLEAAHSSLVLAVLLPKAGLPDTAESRPLWRKVQKMVSFNRKVEMRCYQSEHRSPDVAPKGSHPPRDTLQQNQGNSSLAPRGICAWERPPRGRGRLWEEPETWQSPGRGQWPPKPGRCQSRHPYSAVPSGRGRRLHRASCPHQALLQHLESLVSMSCQLQASLRSPGQEILPPTPALSPAAPGILGLLGQPPAAPEPRSPAPDSLGPTDGAGSECSFPRET, from the exons ATGGCgggcctcccctccctcacctggggctccaggccctgctggGGTGCTTATATCGCTGGGTGCTGTCTCCCTGTGGCCGCCAGGCCTCAGAGTCGGCAGGGCCCCCGGGGCCTCCACCTGGAGGGGAGGCTGTCCCCCAGGTTCCCCCTGGCCTGGTGTCCTGAATGGGCTGGAGGCCAGACACTGCATGATGgggtctcctctgtctcttcacagGGCCTGCGTTCTGCTTTGGGCCCCTGTAGGTGGACAGACATGTTTCAGGAGGGGGCTGCAGAGGGCTCCAGCACAGAGGACCCTGCCGTCAGTCTCAACAGCCGTGGGCTTTTCCAGGAGGATGTGGAAGAAGCCAGCTCCATGTCAGGCCCCAGGCCACACCTGCCAGGGGTGAACTCTGGGGCCCAtgtctgggctggcagcaggaaAAGGGTCCTGAGGGGAAGGACCCATCGAGGTGCCGGCTCCCAGGCTGGGGGTGCTCCTGGGGCCAGCCTGGAGGCGGAGGCCCACTTGATGGTCCTGGAGCTGCGAGCCATGAGACAAAGCCAGGGTTTGGTGCCTGTCCCTGGGCTCCACTTCCAGCTGCCCATAGTGCCTGCTCAGGGGGGGACTCGGGCCTCCAAGAGGCTCCAGGTTTCTCTGCACGACATCTTAGCCGAAAGTCGGCCCGGGAATCCTCATGGCACGTCTGTGGGTCTCCCAGAGAGAGCTTTGGTTGGCAGGGAGAGGCTGGCGGGGCTGGAGGAGACAAGCTGCCCCCAGCCAGGAGAGGCCAGAGGAGGTGGGAGTTCTCCAGGGCGTGATGAGAGAAGCCCCACCCTCAGCAAAGAGGAGCCCCCCAAAAGGAGCCTGCCATCCTCACCAGGCCCAGCCCCTGTGGgggcaagaaaggaaaacaggaagtgTGAGGCCCActcagagggtggggaggggggcttctTGTGGTCCCCTGGTGGGGACAACCCCCAGTGTGTGGGAGGCCTCCCACCAGGTGCTGACTGGGAGTCCCTGGGAGACCTTTGCAGTCCTCTCTCTCCCAAGGACACTGGGTCTGGGCCTGGAGATCCAGGTGGCAGTTGTGTGGGATGTGTCTCAGGGACTGAGAAGTTTGAACATTTGCCCACTGCGGGGAATGGGGCCCAGCCAGTGAGCCCCTACGACCCTGTCGGGGTCCCACTGCTGGACGGAGGATTGTCCCTCGGGCCAGCTGCCCGGGATCCTCCACAGAGCTCTGTGCTATGCCTGGAAGTGCCTGGAAAGGCTTTCACAGAGTGGCAAGAAGCTGAGCACGTAGTCGGGGCTGGCTGTGATGACGGGCCTGCTGTCTCGCACAACCAGGAGGAGCTAGATGTCAAGGCTCAGCCAGGGTCCAGAGGGAGGCTGGGGCGAGGACTCCCTGCTCCCGCCGACGCCCCCGCCAGctccctggagcctgcagccaGCAAAGCTCGCTCAGGCCCATCCGTGGGGCAGAGAAGATCCAAGCGTGCTAGGAGGTCGAGGAGGGGCCCAATGCCCCATGCCCAGCACCAGGGCACAGACAACTCCAGCTGGGACCAGCCAGAGGAATCCAGCCCAGGAAGCTTCCCCAAACTG CTTGGATCCGGGGCAGTGGTCCATCTCCTGGGGGCCATCAGCTGTGGCCAGGCAGGGGAGCCACAGCATCCAAAGCTGGAGGTTCTGGAGAACATGATGGAGGCCAGCTCTGTATCACCTGTCCAGAggtccagaaggaaggaaaggcccGTGGCCCAAGGCCCCACTGGATGCCAG GAAGGGGCTCCTGTTCAGGAGGCCTGTGCTGAATGGCCTGGG ggTGGCCCAGGGGAGCCCGAAGAGGAGGAGCCTGTTGAACCAGACTGGAGGGAGGACTCAG CTCAGCTTCAGCCCCAACAGGAGAAGCTATCCCTGGATATCGGGGTACGGGGCGCTGTGGTCCACGCCATGCGGGAGGTGCTGTGGAGTCG CCTCCGGGAGCTCCCAGACCTGGTGCTGAGTGAGGAGGCGGTGGGGGGCATCGCTGCTGACATTGAGGCAGCCCTCTTCGACCTGACACAAGCCACCAACTGCCGCTACAAGACCAAGTACCGCAGCCTGCTGTTCAACCTGCGTGACCCCCGCAATCCG GACCTGTTTCTCAAAGTGCTTCAGGGCGATGTCACCCCCCACGGCCTGGTGCGGATGAGCTCAACCCAGTTGGCCCCCCAAGAGCTGGCCCGCTGGCGGGACCAGGAGGAGAAAAGG GGCCTGGAGATCATTGAGCAGCAACAGAAGAAGCCGTGCAGCCTCCCGGCGTTCAAACTGACCCACAAGGGTGAAGTCGAGATCCTGCGGGACGGGGACCAGACGCTGACCCTGGAGGATCTGATG GGACCCATGGTGTCCGTAGACAGTAGCCCACTGGCCCTGCCTGCCACGTCAAAGGACACCACGGAGCAGTACGAGGACACCACGGAGCAGCATGAGCACCATTTCCTGGACCCCAGCTGCCGCATCTGCATGG ACTGGAAGCCCTCGTGTGAACTGCCAGCCTCCTTCAAAGCCACTGGGAGGATAGGGGACAGTGTCTTCCAGAGAACCCCAAGCCCAACCCTGGTGTCCTCTCCAGAGATGCCCCAAACCAGGGAGAAGCCTCCCACACAGCTCCAGGAcag gCTCCAGATGCCTGCCGGGCCCACAAAGGCCCTGCCCAGCCAGCCACCCTGGGAGGGAGCGCTGGACATGTTCTCCATCAAGCGGTTCAGGGCCAAGGCCCAGCTGGTCTCTGGAAACAGCTGTCGGCTCCTCATG gccctgcccgaAGTGATCCGTTCAGCAGGCTGCATTCCCTCCCATACTGTCTGGGATCTTTTGGCCAACATCTGCCCAGCCGAGGCCAAG GACATCTGCGTGGTCAGGCTGTGCCCACACGGGGCTCGGGACACCCAGAACTGCCGCCTGCTCTACTCCTACCTCAACAATAGGCAGCGCCATGGCCTGGCAGCCGTGGAACACGTGGGGATGGTCCTGCTGCCCTTGCCTGCCTTCCAGCCCCTGCCCGCCAGACTGCGCTCTCTGGGAGGCCCCG GCCTGGAAGCTGCTCACTCAAGCCTGGTGCTGGCTGTGCTGCTCCCCAAGGCAGGGCTTCCAGACACAGCAGAGTCCAGACCTCTGTGGCGGAAGGTTCAAAAGATGGTCTCCTTCAACAGGAAAGTGGAGATGAGATGCTACCAGTCCGAGCACAGGAGTCCCGATGTGGCCCCAAAGGGGTCCCATCCCCCAAGGGATACTCTGCAGCAGAACCAGGGCAATAGCAGCCTGGCTCCAAGGGGAATTTGTGCTTGGGAGAGGCCacccagaggcagggggagacTGTGGGAAGAGCCTGAGACCTGGCAGAGTCCTGGGCGAGGGCAGTGGCCCCCCAAGCCAGGCCGGTGCcaatccaggcacccctattcagcAGTACCATCTGGCCGTGGCCGGCGCCTCCACAGAGCCTCCTGTCCCCACCAGGCCCTGCTCCAACATCTTGAATCCCTGGTGTCCATGAGCTGTCAGCTCCAAGCCTCACTGAGGTCCCCAGGCCAGGAGATCCTTCCCCCAACTCCTGCCCTGTCCCCTGCAGCCCCTGGAATTCTCGGCCTACTCGGTCAGCCCCCTGCAGCTCCAGAGCCCCGAAGCCCAGCTCCTGACTCTTTGGGTCCTACAGATGGAGCTGGCTCCGAGTGTTCCTTCCCCAGAGAGACCTGA
- the SPOCD1 gene encoding SPOC domain-containing protein 1 isoform X4 — protein sequence MFSEPHSPHLLRELPDLVLSEEAVGGIAADIEAALFDLTQATNCRYKTKYRSLLFNLRDPRNPDLFLKVLQGDVTPHGLVRMSSTQLAPQELARWRDQEEKRGLEIIEQQQKKPCSLPAFKLTHKGEVEILRDGDQTLTLEDLMGPMVSVDSSPLALPATSKDTTEQYEDTTEQHEHHFLDPSCRICMDWKPSCELPASFKATGRIGDSVFQRTPSPTLVSSPEMPQTREKPPTQLQDRLQMPAGPTKALPSQPPWEGALDMFSIKRFRAKAQLVSGNSCRLLMALPEVIRSAGCIPSHTVWDLLANICPAEAKDICVVRLCPHGARDTQNCRLLYSYLNNRQRHGLAAVEHVGMVLLPLPAFQPLPARLRSLGGPGLEAAHSSLVLAVLLPKAGLPDTAESRPLWRKVQKMVSFNRKVEMRCYQSEHRSPDVAPKGSHPPRDTLQQNQGNSSLAPRGICAWERPPRGRGRLWEEPETWQSPGRGQWPPKPGRCQSRHPYSAVPSGRGRRLHRASCPHQALLQHLESLVSMSCQLQASLRSPGQEILPPTPALSPAAPGILGLLGQPPAAPEPRSPAPDSLGPTDGAGSECSFPRET from the exons atgttctctgagcctcactcacCCCATCT CCTCCGGGAGCTCCCAGACCTGGTGCTGAGTGAGGAGGCGGTGGGGGGCATCGCTGCTGACATTGAGGCAGCCCTCTTCGACCTGACACAAGCCACCAACTGCCGCTACAAGACCAAGTACCGCAGCCTGCTGTTCAACCTGCGTGACCCCCGCAATCCG GACCTGTTTCTCAAAGTGCTTCAGGGCGATGTCACCCCCCACGGCCTGGTGCGGATGAGCTCAACCCAGTTGGCCCCCCAAGAGCTGGCCCGCTGGCGGGACCAGGAGGAGAAAAGG GGCCTGGAGATCATTGAGCAGCAACAGAAGAAGCCGTGCAGCCTCCCGGCGTTCAAACTGACCCACAAGGGTGAAGTCGAGATCCTGCGGGACGGGGACCAGACGCTGACCCTGGAGGATCTGATG GGACCCATGGTGTCCGTAGACAGTAGCCCACTGGCCCTGCCTGCCACGTCAAAGGACACCACGGAGCAGTACGAGGACACCACGGAGCAGCATGAGCACCATTTCCTGGACCCCAGCTGCCGCATCTGCATGG ACTGGAAGCCCTCGTGTGAACTGCCAGCCTCCTTCAAAGCCACTGGGAGGATAGGGGACAGTGTCTTCCAGAGAACCCCAAGCCCAACCCTGGTGTCCTCTCCAGAGATGCCCCAAACCAGGGAGAAGCCTCCCACACAGCTCCAGGAcag gCTCCAGATGCCTGCCGGGCCCACAAAGGCCCTGCCCAGCCAGCCACCCTGGGAGGGAGCGCTGGACATGTTCTCCATCAAGCGGTTCAGGGCCAAGGCCCAGCTGGTCTCTGGAAACAGCTGTCGGCTCCTCATG gccctgcccgaAGTGATCCGTTCAGCAGGCTGCATTCCCTCCCATACTGTCTGGGATCTTTTGGCCAACATCTGCCCAGCCGAGGCCAAG GACATCTGCGTGGTCAGGCTGTGCCCACACGGGGCTCGGGACACCCAGAACTGCCGCCTGCTCTACTCCTACCTCAACAATAGGCAGCGCCATGGCCTGGCAGCCGTGGAACACGTGGGGATGGTCCTGCTGCCCTTGCCTGCCTTCCAGCCCCTGCCCGCCAGACTGCGCTCTCTGGGAGGCCCCG GCCTGGAAGCTGCTCACTCAAGCCTGGTGCTGGCTGTGCTGCTCCCCAAGGCAGGGCTTCCAGACACAGCAGAGTCCAGACCTCTGTGGCGGAAGGTTCAAAAGATGGTCTCCTTCAACAGGAAAGTGGAGATGAGATGCTACCAGTCCGAGCACAGGAGTCCCGATGTGGCCCCAAAGGGGTCCCATCCCCCAAGGGATACTCTGCAGCAGAACCAGGGCAATAGCAGCCTGGCTCCAAGGGGAATTTGTGCTTGGGAGAGGCCacccagaggcagggggagacTGTGGGAAGAGCCTGAGACCTGGCAGAGTCCTGGGCGAGGGCAGTGGCCCCCCAAGCCAGGCCGGTGCcaatccaggcacccctattcagcAGTACCATCTGGCCGTGGCCGGCGCCTCCACAGAGCCTCCTGTCCCCACCAGGCCCTGCTCCAACATCTTGAATCCCTGGTGTCCATGAGCTGTCAGCTCCAAGCCTCACTGAGGTCCCCAGGCCAGGAGATCCTTCCCCCAACTCCTGCCCTGTCCCCTGCAGCCCCTGGAATTCTCGGCCTACTCGGTCAGCCCCCTGCAGCTCCAGAGCCCCGAAGCCCAGCTCCTGACTCTTTGGGTCCTACAGATGGAGCTGGCTCCGAGTGTTCCTTCCCCAGAGAGACCTGA